In Paroedura picta isolate Pp20150507F chromosome 1, Ppicta_v3.0, whole genome shotgun sequence, the following are encoded in one genomic region:
- the GLYATL3 gene encoding glycine N-acyltransferase-like protein 3: MLVLNCSTKLQKLEHLLKKNFPESLKVYGAVLNINRGNPFRKEVVVDSWPEFKAVVTRRQREAESDDLDSFTNAYAVFYKDLQAYWTLLENPETINWEQVFQIQGLQDGLFDVSKAIAGPKFVDVKQSSFQMVIHPDPDTLPEVNLKLNPPPRLASLDVSHASLLNETWSRGGNEQCRKYLVNLICCFPSVCVLDENGSPVSWGLTDQFATMIHGYTLPDHRRKGYNRLIATTLAKKLHSRGFPAQGNVLEDNLPSITMLKSMSAQFLPCRFVRLIHTPFRFLTAPHLQLSEYRG, encoded by the exons GTATATGGAGCAGTGCTGAATATCAACcgaggaaaccctttcaggaagGAAGTGGTGGTGGACTCCTGGCCAGAATTTAAAGCTGTCGTTACTCGTCGGCAGAGAGAG GCTGAAAGTGATGATCTAGACTCTTTTACCAATGCTTATGCAGTTTTTTACAAGGATTTGCAAGCCTATTGGACATTACTGGAAAACCCAGAAACTATAAACTGGGAGCAAGTATTCCAGATACAAG GCCTACAGGATGGGTTATTTGATGTTTCCAAAGCCATTGCTGGTCCCAAGTTTGTGGATGTGAAGCAATCATCCTTCCAAATGGTTATCCATCCAGATCCGGATACTCTCCCAGAGGTTAACCTTAA gctcaatCCTCCACCAAGATTGGCTTCTCTTGACGTGTCGCACGCCAGCCTCCTGAATGAGACCTGGTCCCGTGGAGGCAATGAACAGTGCCGGAAGTATCTAGTCAACCTTATTTGCTGCTTCCCTAGTGTCTGTGTACTGGATGAAAATGGAAGTCCTGTATCCTGGGGTTTGACAGACCAATTTGCTACTATGATTCATGGTTATACCCTGCCTGACCATCGTAGGAAAGGGTACAACCGCCTCATTGCAACAACCCTAGCTAAGAAGCTACACAGTAGGGGGTTCCCAGCTCAGGGAAATGTTCTGGAGGACAATCTACCATCAATAACAATGCTGAAAAGTATGAGTGCTCAGTTCCTACCCTGTCGGTTTGTGAGATTGATCCACACCCCATTTCGGTTTTTAACTGCGCCCCATTTGCAGCTTAGTGAATATCGTGGCTGA